Below is a genomic region from Aurantimonas sp. HBX-1.
GACACCGCGACCATCCTGCGCGGCGGCAAGGTGGTCGGCACCTGCGACCCCCGCGCGGAATCGGCCCGCTCGATGGCGGAGCTGATGATCGGCGGCAGCCTCAAGGACCTGTCCGGCAAGGCCGACGCGGCCACCGGCGCCGAGCGCTTCACCGTCGCCCATCTGTCGGCGCCGGGCACGCCGCCCTTCGGCACGAGCCTCAGGGACATCTCCTTCTCGGTGCGCAATGGCGAGATCTTCGGCATCGCCGGGGTGGCGGGCAACGGCCAGAACGAGCTGCTGGAGGTGCTCTCCGGCGAGCGCGTCGCGGGCGTCACCGGCACGATCACGCTCGACGGGCAGCGCATCGAGGCGCTTGGCGTCTCGGCGCGCCGCCGCCTCGGCCTTGCCGCCGTCCCCGAGGAGCGCAACGGCCATGCCGCGGTGCCCGGCATGTCGCTGGCCGACAATGCCATCCTCTCCGCCCGGGAGCGCAAGGGGCTGGCGAAGGGCGGCTTTCTCGACCTCGGCGCCGCCCGCGCCTTCGCGGACGGCGTCATCAAGGCGTTCTCGGTCAAGGCGACCGGCGCTGAGGCCCTTGCCGGCAGCCTGTCCGGCGGCAACCTGCAGAAATTCGTCATGGGACGCGAGATCGGCCAGGACCCCTCGGTCCTCGTCGTCTCACAGCCGACCTGGGGCGTCGACGCGGGTGCGTCCGCCTTCATCCGCCAGGCGATGATCGACCTCGTCGCCAGGGGGGCGCTCGTCGTCGTGGTCAGCCAGGACCTCGACGAACTGCTCGAGCTCTGCGACCGGATCGCGGTGATCAACGAGGGCCGGCTGTCGGAGCCGATGGCCGTCAGGGGCATCTCGGTGGAGCGGGTCGGGCTGCTGATGGGCGGCATCCACGGCGCCCACGAAGCGGCCGAAGCGCCGGAAGAAAGGGCCGCCTGATGGCGCTGGCGCTCGAGCCGCGACGCGAGCCCAGTCGCGCCATGATGGTCGCCGCGCCGGTGATCGCGGTGCTGGCGACGCTGCTGGCCGGCGCAATCGTGTTCACGCTGCTCGGCCATGACGGGCCTCAGGCGGTCTACCAGATCTTCGTCGTGCCGCTGTTCAACCCCTATCGCTGGCAGGACCTGTTCGTGAAGGCGGCGCCGCTGGCGATCATCGCCATCGGCCTGTCCATCGGCTTCCGCGCCAACATCTGGAACATCGGCGGCGAGGGCCAGTACATTCTCGGCGGCCTCGCCGGCACCGGCGTCGCGCTGATGACGCTGGATCTCGACGGCGTCTGGATCCTGCCGGTGATGGTCGCCGCCGGCGTTGTCGGCGGCATGATCTGGGCCGGCATCCCGGCGCTCCTGAAGACGCGGTTCAACGTCAGCGAGATCCTGTCGAGCCTGATGCTCAACTACGTGGCGATCCAGCTGCTGTACTACCTGATGCGCGGACCATGGAAGGACCCGATGGGGTTCAACTTCCCGCAGACGGCGATGTTCTCGGCGGCGCAGACGCTGCCGACCATCGTTCCGGGAACGCTGATCCATCTCGGCGTGCCGGTCGCCGCGGCACTGGGACTGACCGCGTGGTTCCTGCTGGCCCGCTCGGTCACCGGCTTCCAGATCCGCGTCATGGGCCTGGCGCCCAGCGCCGCGCGCTATGGCGGCTTCAGCCAGGCCTCGACGGTGTGGCTGGCGATGCTGGTCGGCGGCGGCATGGCCGGGCTCGCCGGCATCCTCGAAGCCGCCGGCCCATTCGGCCAGATGGTGCCGCAGTTCCCGACCGGCTACGGCTACACGGCGATCATCGTGGCGTTTCTCGGCCGGCTGCATCCGCTCGGCATCCTCGTCGCGGCGCTCGTCCTGGCGCTGACCTATGTCGGCGGCGAGAGCGCGCAGACGGTGATCGGCCTGCCGTCGGCGGCCACCGGCGTCTTCCAGGCGATGATGCTGTTCTTCCTGCTCGCGGCCGACATCCTGGTGCGCTACCGGCTGGTGGCGCGTCGCGAGACGGTGCATGCACCGGCCGTCGGGGCCGCGCGGGCCGGCGCCGCTGCCGAGCGCGGCAGGGCGGAGACGGGGGCGGAAACCGCATGAGCACGGCGCTTCTCGTTGCCATCCTGATGACCGTGGCGGCCGCCGCCACCCCGCTGCTGATCGCCGCGCTCGGCGAACTCGTCGCGGAAAAGTCCGGCGTCCTCAATCTCGGCGTCGAGGGGATGATGCTGATCGGTGCGGTCACCGCCTTCGCCGTCGCCGTCACCACCGGCATTCCGGCACTGGGCGCCGTCGCCGCGATGGCCGCCGGCGCGCTCGCCGCCGCGATCTTCGCGGTGCTGACGCTCGGCCTGATGGCCAACCAGGTGGCGACGGGCCTGGCGCTGACGATCTTCGGCACCGGCGTCTCGGCGCTGATCGGGGCGCCCTTCGTCGGCATCACCACGACGACGCTCGGGCCGATCTTTCCCGCCTCGCTCGCCGACGACCCGGTCTGGCGGGTGGTCTTCGGCCATTCGCCACTGGTTTATATCGGGCTGATCTTGACCTTCGCGGTCTGGTGGTTCCTCAAGCACAGCCGCGCCGGCCTGATCCTGCGGGCCGTCGGCGAGAGCGACGAGGCGGCCCATTCCATCGGCTATCCGGTGCTGACGGTGCGCACGCTGGCGGTGCTGTTCGGCGGCGCCATGGCGGGGCTCGGCGGGTCGTACTACTCGCTGGTGCTGACGCCGATGTGGGCCGAGCGGCTGACCGCCGGACGCGGCTGGATCGCCATCGCACTGGTGGTCTTCGCCTCTTGGCGGCCGGGGCGGCTGCTGATCGGTGCCTATCTGTTCGGCCTCGTCATCACGCTCGAGCTTCAGGCGAAGGCCGCCGGCTTCAACTTCTTCGCGCCGGAATTCCTGTCGGCGCTGCCCTACCTCGCCACCGTCCTCGTCCTTGCCCTGATCTCCGCCGGCCGGCGGAGCGCCAGAACCGTCGCGCCGGCCTGTCTCGGCCGGCCGTTCCGGGCGAGCGCCTGACCCACCCCCTGTCGCAACCCTTCAAAGGAGCCGTTTCATGATCCACACCACCCGCCGCCGCCTGATGGCCGGCGCCATCACCGCGATGGCCGCCCTCTCGCTCGGTCTGCCGGCCGTTGCCCAGGAGGCCAAGGACACGGTCAAGGCGGCCTTCGTCTATGTCGGCCCGGTCGGCGATTTCGGCTGGACCTACGCCCATGACCAGGGGCGCAAGTACCTGGAGGAGAAGCTCGGCGACAAGGTCGAGACCACCTATGTCGAGAACGTCGCCGAGGGGCCGGACGCCGAGCGCGTCATCCGCCAGCTCGCGCAGGACGGCAACGACATCATCTTCACCACCTCGTTCGGCTTCATGAACCCGACGATCAAGGTGGCCAAGCAGTTCCCGGACGTGAAGTTCGAGCACGCCACCGGCTACCAGACCGGCTCGGACAACATGGGCCTCTACAATTCGCGCTTCTACCAGGGCCGCGCCGTGCTCGGCACCATCGCCGCGATGATGTCGAAGACCGGCAAGGCCGGCTATGTCGCCTCCTTCCCGATCCCGGAAGTGGTGATGGGCATCAACGCCTTCACGCTGGCGGCACGCAAGGTGGACCCCGACTTCACCACGCAGGTCGTCTGGGTGAATTCCTGGTACGACCCGGCGAAGGAAGCCGACGCCACCAAGGCGCTGCTCAGCCAGGGCGCCGACGTCATCACCCAGCACACCGACTCGCCTGCGCCGCTGCAGGCCGCCGAGCAGGCCGGCGCCGTGGCCTTCGGCCAGGCCTGGGACATGACCAGCTTCGCGCCCAACGCCCACATGACGGCGATCGTCGACCAGTGGGGCCCGTATTACGTCAACCGGGTTCAGGCTCTGCTCGACGGCACCTGGGAGGCGGACAATGTCTGGCTCGGCATGGCCGAGGGCGAGGTCGAGATGGCGCCGTTCAACGACAAGATGCCCGAGGACGTGAAGGCCGCCGCGCAGAAGATCATCGACGACACCAAGGCCGGCACCTACGAGGTGTTCACCGGCCCGATCAACGACCAGTCGGGCGCGGAGAAGGTGCCGGCCGGCGAGGTGATCCCGGACGAGGATCTGCTGAAGATGGACTGGTACGTGGAAGGCGTGCAGAGCTGAGGCTCGGATCTGAGCAGTCGATCCCCCGTTCTGAGGTGCAAAGCCGGTTGGAAGACCGGCTGAGCCTCGAAGGGCGGGGGACGCGGTAGTGCCGCGGCATGATATCCGTCTCCGTTCGTGCCGAGACACCCCCCTCTGTCCTGCCGGACATCTCCCCCACAAGGGGGGAGATTGGTAGCTTCGCCATACGCATCTGGTCTGCACCGCTGGTGCAGGCTTCGACATTGAAGGTCGGCAGCGGCGCATCTGCCGTTTCGATCTCCCCCCTTGTGGGGGAGATGTCCGGCAGGACAGAGGGGGGTAACCCGGGACGCGGCGCTTCCTGCCTGAAATCGACAGCCAACGCCGCCCGAACGCGGCTCAGCCCTCCACCCAAGGACCCCGACCTCGCATGTGGACATACCTTTTCGAATGGCTGAGCTTCGGCGTGCGCTGGGTGCACGTCATCACCGCCATCGCCTGGGTCGGATCGTCCTTCTATTTCATCGCGCTGGATCTCGGCCTGCGCCGGTCGCGGCAGCTTCCCGAGGGCGTCGGCGGCGAGGCCTGGCAGGTCCATGGCGGCGGCTTCTACCACGTGCAGAAATACATGGTCGCGCCGCCGCACATGCCGGAGGACCTGACCTGGTTCAAATGGGAGAGCTACTCGACGTGGCTCTCCGGCGCGGCGCTGCTGTTCCTCGTCTACTATCTCGGGGCGGAGCTCTACCTCATCGACCCCGCGAAGGCCGACCTGCCGGTCTGGGGCGCCACCGCCATCGGGATCGGCGGCCTGGCGCTCGGCTGGGTCGTCTATGACGGGCTCTGCAAGTCGCCGCTGAAGAACAACGACACGGCGCTGCTGGCGGCGCTCTTCGTCTACGTGGTGGCGGCGAGCTTCCTGTTCTCCCTAGTCTTCTCCGGCCGCGGCGCGATGCTGCATACCGGCGCGATGATCGCGACGATCATGACCGCCAACGTCTTCCTCACCATCATCCCCAACCAGACCATCGTCGTCGCCGACCTGAAGGCCGGCCGCACCCCGGAAGCCCGCCTCGGCAAGGAGGCCAAGCAGCGCTCGCTGCACAACAACTACCTGACGCTGCCGGTCATCTTCCTGATGCTCTCGAACCATTATCCGCTCTCCTTCGCCACCGAGTGGAACTGGGCGATCGCCGGGCTGGTGCTGCTGATCGGGGCGGTGATCCGGCACTTCTTCAACACGATGCACGCGACGGGAAAGCAGCTCTGGTGGTGCTGGGTCGTCGCCGGCGTGCTGTTTGCCGCCGTCATCACGCTCTCGGGCGCGCCGGGCTGGCGCGGCGCAGAGGAGGCCGAGGCGGCGCGCTCGCTGCAGGGCGATCCGGCGGTGGCGCTGATGGCCTCGCCGCTGATGGCGGATGTGGAAATGATCGTTCAGTCGCGCTGCTCGATGTGCCACGCCGCCGAGCCGCTCTGGCCGGGCATCGGCCATGCGCCGAAGGATGTCCGGCTCGAAAGCCGCGACGACATCGTCCACTACGCCGCGCTGATCGAGCGGCAGGCGGTGCGCAGCATCGCGATGCCGCCCGGCAACGTCACCGGGCTCGAACCGGCGGAACGGGAAACGCTGGCGCGCTGGATCGCTGCCGGTTCCGGACGCTACGTCGCGGTGGCGGCGCGATGAGCTCGGCCGGCGCCAGCCGCGCCATACGCGGCCGTCTCCTCTCCTTCGACGCCGATCCGCGCGACGAGGAGATCGGCCGCGCCGTCCGCTACATCGAAGACGGGCTGGTGGTGATCGAGAAGGGGCTGATCCGCGAGGTCGGCGAGGCGAGCGGCCTGCTGAAGCGGCTGCGCCCGGACACCGTCGTGGTCGACCACCGGCCGCATCTGGTGCTGCCGGGCTTCATCGACCCGCATCTGCACATGCCGCAGACCCAGGTCATCGCCTCCTACGGCGCCGAGCTGATGGAATGGCTGGCGA
It encodes:
- a CDS encoding urate hydroxylase PuuD, which encodes MWTYLFEWLSFGVRWVHVITAIAWVGSSFYFIALDLGLRRSRQLPEGVGGEAWQVHGGGFYHVQKYMVAPPHMPEDLTWFKWESYSTWLSGAALLFLVYYLGAELYLIDPAKADLPVWGATAIGIGGLALGWVVYDGLCKSPLKNNDTALLAALFVYVVAASFLFSLVFSGRGAMLHTGAMIATIMTANVFLTIIPNQTIVVADLKAGRTPEARLGKEAKQRSLHNNYLTLPVIFLMLSNHYPLSFATEWNWAIAGLVLLIGAVIRHFFNTMHATGKQLWWCWVVAGVLFAAVITLSGAPGWRGAEEAEAARSLQGDPAVALMASPLMADVEMIVQSRCSMCHAAEPLWPGIGHAPKDVRLESRDDIVHYAALIERQAVRSIAMPPGNVTGLEPAERETLARWIAAGSGRYVAVAAR
- a CDS encoding BMP family ABC transporter substrate-binding protein, with protein sequence MIHTTRRRLMAGAITAMAALSLGLPAVAQEAKDTVKAAFVYVGPVGDFGWTYAHDQGRKYLEEKLGDKVETTYVENVAEGPDAERVIRQLAQDGNDIIFTTSFGFMNPTIKVAKQFPDVKFEHATGYQTGSDNMGLYNSRFYQGRAVLGTIAAMMSKTGKAGYVASFPIPEVVMGINAFTLAARKVDPDFTTQVVWVNSWYDPAKEADATKALLSQGADVITQHTDSPAPLQAAEQAGAVAFGQAWDMTSFAPNAHMTAIVDQWGPYYVNRVQALLDGTWEADNVWLGMAEGEVEMAPFNDKMPEDVKAAAQKIIDDTKAGTYEVFTGPINDQSGAEKVPAGEVIPDEDLLKMDWYVEGVQS
- a CDS encoding ABC transporter ATP-binding protein, yielding MIPSDMAPRLQLTGITKRFPGVVANDGVSFAVGPGEIHALLGENGAGKSTLVKIIYGVQKADEGEIAFDGKPVAIHSPREARALGIGMVFQHFSLFEAMTVLENIALGMDEPPPRRELEAKVRDVLDTYGLALDPHRHVHTLSVGERQRIEIVRALLQRPKLLIMDEPTSVLTPQEVEQLFATLRRLAAEGCSILYISHKLHEIKALCDTATILRGGKVVGTCDPRAESARSMAELMIGGSLKDLSGKADAATGAERFTVAHLSAPGTPPFGTSLRDISFSVRNGEIFGIAGVAGNGQNELLEVLSGERVAGVTGTITLDGQRIEALGVSARRRLGLAAVPEERNGHAAVPGMSLADNAILSARERKGLAKGGFLDLGAARAFADGVIKAFSVKATGAEALAGSLSGGNLQKFVMGREIGQDPSVLVVSQPTWGVDAGASAFIRQAMIDLVARGALVVVVSQDLDELLELCDRIAVINEGRLSEPMAVRGISVERVGLLMGGIHGAHEAAEAPEERAA
- a CDS encoding ABC transporter permease, with the translated sequence MALALEPRREPSRAMMVAAPVIAVLATLLAGAIVFTLLGHDGPQAVYQIFVVPLFNPYRWQDLFVKAAPLAIIAIGLSIGFRANIWNIGGEGQYILGGLAGTGVALMTLDLDGVWILPVMVAAGVVGGMIWAGIPALLKTRFNVSEILSSLMLNYVAIQLLYYLMRGPWKDPMGFNFPQTAMFSAAQTLPTIVPGTLIHLGVPVAAALGLTAWFLLARSVTGFQIRVMGLAPSAARYGGFSQASTVWLAMLVGGGMAGLAGILEAAGPFGQMVPQFPTGYGYTAIIVAFLGRLHPLGILVAALVLALTYVGGESAQTVIGLPSAATGVFQAMMLFFLLAADILVRYRLVARRETVHAPAVGAARAGAAAERGRAETGAETA
- a CDS encoding ABC transporter permease, translating into MSTALLVAILMTVAAAATPLLIAALGELVAEKSGVLNLGVEGMMLIGAVTAFAVAVTTGIPALGAVAAMAAGALAAAIFAVLTLGLMANQVATGLALTIFGTGVSALIGAPFVGITTTTLGPIFPASLADDPVWRVVFGHSPLVYIGLILTFAVWWFLKHSRAGLILRAVGESDEAAHSIGYPVLTVRTLAVLFGGAMAGLGGSYYSLVLTPMWAERLTAGRGWIAIALVVFASWRPGRLLIGAYLFGLVITLELQAKAAGFNFFAPEFLSALPYLATVLVLALISAGRRSARTVAPACLGRPFRASA